The genome window CGTGACGATAAGCAACGGTTTAGCCCTAAATGCCGGCACAACCTACCTGTCGTATGGCGTGCTTGTCGGCGACGGCGTTCTGGTCGGTGATGGCGTTCTCGTCGGTGACGGGGTTTTAGTAGCTGACGGCGTATTGGTCGGCGACGGTGTCCTCGTCGGTGACGGGGTGCTTGTCGGCGATGGCGTGCTGGTCGGCGATGGTGTGCTCGTTGGTGACAGTGTGCTCCTCGGTGATGATACGCCGTCAATGTAGTAGGAATTTCTTCAGGACTACCCAATACCAGAATGGAGAAGGTAATGGATCGCCAGACCACCCTACATCTGCACCCTCCGACCGAAGCCGGGATCAGTCCGTTCGCTGCCGGCCCCGACCGCGGCAAGCTGATCGAATTGGTCGACGCGGACAAAGCAGAGATGCTTGAGTTCCTCAGGGTCAGACCCGTTCACACGGTCGTGATGACCAGCTTCATCAACGACAACGGGGTCGAAAGCGAGTTGAACCGAGGCAGATTCTACGGATATCGCAATTCGACCGGAGAGCTTGAGGGCATTGCTCTGATCGGCCATTCCACGCTTGTCGAAGCTCGCACGGGTGCATCCCTTATGGCCCTTGCGGATCAGGCCCGAACGTCTGAAACGCCGATCCATCTGGTGATGTCGAGCGGCACAGACGCCTCGGCGTTCTGGCAGCATATGACAGGCGGCCTTACGAAGCCTCGGCTGACCTGCGTGGAGAGCCTGTTCGAGGCCGCTCTTCCGTTCGCAGTCCGCAAGCCGGACATGCGTCTGCGGAATGCCGACATGAGCAACCTCATCGCGGTTGCTGAGGCCCAGGCGGAAGTTGCGTTCATCGAATGCGGCGTCGACCCGATGATCAAGGACCGCGACGGTTTCCTGAAGCGAGTGGCACGCAGGATAGAGCAGAATCGCGTGTTTGTCGTCACCGCCGGCGACCAGCTTATATTCAAGGCAGATATCATTGCGGAGACCGACGACGTTATATATCTTGAGGGCATCTACGTCCATCCCGATCACCGAGGCAATGGCGTAGGCTCACAATACCTCGCCTTATTGACCGAGCACCTTCTTGATCGCGTAGATAATATCTGCCTGTTGAGCAATATCGAATTCAGATCTGCTCACCGGACGTTTGAAAAAGCAGGCTATCGGCACACGGACAACTGCGTATCGCTCTTTGTTTAGTAGAATTTAACGCTAGACAAAAATGTTTGTATTCGTCATAATATAGACGGGTAGCAAGTCTGCCCCGCCACGGACGATTCCCGCATTTTCTTTTCCGTATAACGCCTCCCGTACCGATCTCTCACTCTTACGCCATGAGCGAGCAAAAATCATCGAGCCGTTACATGATGGCCGTGATCGCTGTCGGACTAGTCTGTCTTACAGCGGCTCTGGTACGCCTTCCGCTCGAACGGCTGGATGTATATCTTCTGATCCTGAGTACCCTTACGATCCTTGTCGGGTCGCGGGTCACGATCCAGATTCCTCGATTTAGGTCCTTCATCGCGGTGTCGGACGTCTTTATTTTTCTGACACTGCTCTTATATGGCGGCGAGTTTGCGATCCTGCTTTCGGCGGTCGAGGCGTTCGCTTCGTCGTGGCGTTTCTGCAATCGAAAGATCACGGTTTTCTTTAACGCATCAGTAGTTGCCATATCCACGAACGTGGTTGTTGGTCTATTGCAGGTCACCGGCCTCAATGCACCAAACTACCTGCACGGAGAAACGGATAGTTTCACCGGCTTTGTGATCGCGTTGTCGTTGATCGCTATGACGCAGTTTGCCGTCAATACGGCGCTGGCGGCGGTTTATGATGCATTACAGAAGGCCGTGCCCCTGTGGGAAACATGGAAATCGAAATACATCTGGACCTTCTATTCGTATTTCGTCGGCGCGATCGGGGCGGGCGGTCTGATCCAGCTGTCCGACGCGGTCGGGATAGGCGCGATCTTTGCTGTTTTTCCAATCATTTTCTTCGTGTTTCTGTCCTACAGGATGTACATGAAGAATGTCGAAATATCGATCGCACAAGCGGAACAGGCCGAGAGTAATGCCAAAATACATGAGGCTCAGGCCGAGGCATTGCGCGAATCAGAGGCACGGTTTCGCAGCGCCTTCGATCATGCTCCCATAGGTATCGCATTGGTCTCACCGACCGGCCGCTGGCTGAAGGCAAATCACGCGCTGACCGAGATACTTGGCTACGAGGAAGGTGACCTGCTGGACACTGACTTTCAGTCGATCACGGTCCCGG of Chloracidobacterium sp. contains these proteins:
- a CDS encoding GNAT family N-acetyltransferase produces the protein MDRQTTLHLHPPTEAGISPFAAGPDRGKLIELVDADKAEMLEFLRVRPVHTVVMTSFINDNGVESELNRGRFYGYRNSTGELEGIALIGHSTLVEARTGASLMALADQARTSETPIHLVMSSGTDASAFWQHMTGGLTKPRLTCVESLFEAALPFAVRKPDMRLRNADMSNLIAVAEAQAEVAFIECGVDPMIKDRDGFLKRVARRIEQNRVFVVTAGDQLIFKADIIAETDDVIYLEGIYVHPDHRGNGVGSQYLALLTEHLLDRVDNICLLSNIEFRSAHRTFEKAGYRHTDNCVSLFV